GGGTACGATCACTCACAGGAAGAACATAACACTTCATGGTAtcaagtcacacaccaccaactatttctctgattttggtgaaactggatcatattttatggagaaaaagttttctgcttttctctctgatgtcctccggctgctccacctcaactctctgtgatttacagagtttcctgatggacagtgaagtaaactgctgccaactgtagctgctgttagataatattatattatcagtttgttagccaggttCAGAGCAccgagggagtgttagtgtttggtccacaggcgttttggaccactgggaggGAGGTTTTTAGTCCTGGGGTGTGAGGGAAtgcagaaccggagctgggcaagaggacggaggcaaaaaaaaaccctaaggggacgttgacggaggaagctaagaagagaaaaggagagagtgagtgagcaagaagccgctggacaagtggaaatgtgggactgacttttagtggttggtgagcgcttggtgaaataaaacacagacgcCGAGCTAGGCTGACTGCAGCTGGacagtcagtaatattagctgctgctatgtcttgtgttgttgaccttgttagtagtagtaaataaaaagtagtaATCAGAACGAATACACAAGTACAGcagtccatatttaccacagtagtgttacactctgaaactgctGACAACAAAtcgcaaaaacacaaaacacaaaagcacaagaACACTCTCTTCTCCACTCCTCACAAGCGCAATTTAGATCTACTTTGTctgaaacaacagcaacaacaaacctgACTGTTTTGACCACGTTGCTATTTgggctaaaaaacaaaaatccaactTATTGACTTAAAACATTCAGCTGACTGTGGTGTAGTTGCTGTCTGATACATACTGATGCACACCCTGTCAGTGACAAGTCTGAACAAACAACTCCAGTTGAGCAATTTTTTgctctgttaattaaaaaaaacattactcaCACACTTTGTCTTCACTCTTTGCAGTTCTACACAGGTTTCCCTACCTCAGAATGTCCCAGGCGGTCCAGGTTGGAGATGTCGAACACACCTCCTACAGCTGCGGTGTCCACGCCGCCTGTCCCTCGCTTCTGCAGACGCAGATTGCTCAGGATCTTGCTGAAGCGGGCATCCTTGGGGTCAGGGGAAAGAAGTTATTCTACAGTTTCAAAGCACTTTAATGTgcaaagagattttttttcttcaaggtatctttctgacattttgaacTTTTATCACCAACATGTTATTAACTGAATATGTTTTAGCtagaataaaaacagagcttTTCTGTGTGGATTGTCCATTGATTTTGTATCGTACCATGTTTTTGTTCTATCATTGTGACACaaattcaagattcaagattcaagattcaaatatagtaagaaagaaaaatcccCCACTATCTACTGAGGCACAAGTATCAATTATTTTCTAACTGTTGTGCTACCTTGCTCAACAGAGGCAGCTTGACGTGGACCCCGGCCCTGAGCCCAGTGCCCAAGTTGGAGGGGCAGGTGAGGACGTAACCAAGCCTCTCATTCCACATAAACTCCCAGCCTCTCTCCTGGATCAGACGCTCCACCTTAGAGGAAGAGAGATCGCAACACAGTGCGTGTTTCATTCACAAAACCTTGGTATGTTTGATGGATGTGTATGTAGCGAACACAGTTTACATAACACGTTGTTCGTATGTGTTGATTTAGGATATTTCAGAGCTGACAGGCAAAGAATGCAGAGTTAATTTGTATGACTGTTAATGAAGTCTGGTGGGAGGGGGCTGACATAAACACATAAGCAGGTGTTGCATTGCTTGTCCTTTGCTCACTCTCTAATGAGGAATTTGGACTGCCTGGATAAATAATTTATGTTTGCACGGCCATGTTTGGACAGTGTGTCTTCGTGCGTCTGCATACAGGCTTTATTTTCATGGCAGGGCAAAGTCTAGGATGAGCAGTTTTTCGCTTCTGCAAGCATAGACTACATATTTCTACACTGTTAATGCCCTCTTTGTCTGAACAGCTGTCTGTTacagctgctgatgaagatgatgtgcCCAAGTGCACAATGGTCCACTATGATCCAGTGAGCTGGTTAAATCACAACTGCAAAACCACTTCTGTGCACATCAAGTTGGTTGGTGGCGATTCTTGTTTATGTGTGACATCCTGAGATGCTTCGGAAACGTCCAAATCAGAGTGAAGAATCTTTGGCCAATTAAAAAGTTGAGCCTCTATTTCCTCAGTCCTAGAAATAGTCTCGCTCTCATGTCAACATCATAAACAATCCACATGCATGTATAAACATAGCCTTACCTCCTTGAGGCCTCTGCAAAACCTATCGAAGACTCTCTTCATGTTCCCTCCCTTCTCCATGGAGATGACCCTGGTGTGATCCTCCTCATTGATCCAAATCAGGAAAGTCTTCTCATTGTTGTGCCTGCACAAAGACAAGTTATATCGAGTTATACAGTATTGATCCCCGTGGGTCAGAGCGTCCCAAGGAGCAGTGGACGCACACAGTGCAGCACCCAGGAAGGGCTCATTTATTCAGACGCAGTAACACAGCGATCCCTTTTTAACCTTATTGGCAACGTTAATACATTTACTGGTTCTCATCATAAATAAACAGTACTCATACATAAATCAATGCTTGAATCTTTTTTCCAGACTAATCAATACAGAAGTGATATTTTAGAAGCCTATTAGAGGGCGGGAGTAGGATAATTTAATAATGTAAGTAGAGATTGGTGATGTGTTTTCTCTATTAAAGGAGCCATTGAGAAGAGAAGAGGCCATGAAGCATCAGTCACTGAGGATAATGCTTGTTTTTGCAGCAGGTCATTGACTCTTGTGTTTCTCAAAGTGGTCTTGGACTGAAAGTCATTAAATCCAATTTTTCAATAAAATGCACTGCTGTTCCTGATTTGAAGGCACTGTGCTGGATGGAGATCTCATGCGCTTACATGCAGGTGAAGTGACATAACACTTTGGAGCATCGGTTCCTGTTCATGAAGGAGTAGCTGATGGAAAACCTTCAGTACTcaagaaatataatataaactaTCAGACTCATCATgacaaaaaatacaacaactgaCAAAGCCAAAGCAACACCCTGAGGGTGAAGACAAACTGTGGCAGATAGGATTCAGAGCTAGCTGGCGATTTGGAGCCAAATCAATGAATTCATAATTTGTTGCATGTTCAGTTCCAACTGATGAGGCCATCGCAGACGTTGCTCAGATATCTCACCAAGCCACCATCCATGCTGACCTTCTTAACTTTGCTAGAGATTCAGTAAGGTAATGGATAGGTTACAGAGGTAGTtggggagaggaagggagagagacagagaagttAGAAAGAAGGATAGAATGACAGAGAAGGATgaatgaaccaaaaaaaggaGTATTAAAAGGATGGTGTGGGCGGTGACAAGCAAGAATTAGAAAAAGTAGAGCAGAACGTATGGGAGGGAGAGAATGAgccagagagaaaagcaaagctTCCAACGGACCTgaaaggagagatgagagagagatgacgTGAAGGTGAATTATTAAGGAGAGGCAGGCTGATACGGctggcagagggagaaaagagggaggcTGGTGATTGATTTTGGCTGGCTGACGCGTTGCATTGGGCTATTCCTGGGTACATACTGAAACTCAGTGCTGAGGGAGCATTGTCCGCATTGCTAATACACCTCCACCACAGCTCAGCTGAGGGGAGATGACATTACTGGTGCAAACTGTGCCAGGTTAGAAATGAATGGGAGTTCATAAAAGCCTTAAAAGTGAAAGATTAAGGCACAAATTCTTCACAGAAAATTGTTTAGTTTTCATATCTAACAGTCTTAAAAGATTGGCCTAAGTAAACTAGGCTAATCTTTAAAGACAGAGGGGAGATAGATGTATGCAGTGTTTAATGTCAATAAGCCAGGATCTTCCTCCAAAGAGAAAACTGAAGACATCCCAAAAACCAGATGAAAACTGgcaaaatatatgaaatgaaagagagataGATAAAGTCTTCCACCTGATGAttaaatccaataaaaataCTAATTCGTCTTTCTGCTTTTATCTTTTGACTCCTTAAAAACTGACGACCCGAAATGGTCAGTCTTTATGGAGGCAAAAAATGCCCCTGCCTGTTTTAAGCAATCTGTTATTTGACCTTCACTGAAGAAAATGTATGTGCAACTTCACGGTCCTTTGCAAAATACTTGGAAAAgttgcacagaaaaaaatcagagcTAACAATCTGACCTCAAGATCATAACTCGATGTCCAAAGTTACAGAATTTAAAATCTCAAACTCATTTTGACAAACGTATTCATGTATCACACCCATCACAGCCAGGCCTCTTGCATAATACTGGGCTACCAATAGATACAATGGGGAGGCTGTCTACACAAGATTTACAAGATATTAATTTTCTATACATGAACTGTTCATGGCGTGCGCATACAATAATACCATTACTCTGTCTTGTCCTGACTTGAATGAAGATGTTTTCTTGATCAGCCAGaaacttctgttcatgtttttttttccacttacCAGATACCACGGGCGTCTGGCCAGTCACGAGCCATGCCTGCACACGTCAGCAGGGGTGACACGGGCTTGTCAAACAGGAAATGGTCCTATTGTAAATACAGAGAACAGCGGTTTTATACTCATATCAACAATGGCTAAGACTGAAGCAGTGAAAGCTTAGGTTGGACAGTATTGTCACGGGGAGACAGAAACGAGGGAGTGAGACTTGAGAATTCAATAATCTGGTCAATCTTTTTCATTGTGGGTGGGAGAAAAATGCCTTTGCAGGCACGGCCCACATCCATTTCTGATTACATGTGATGACATTGTCTGCTCCTCTTCCCCCCTCTGCTAGTCAATTCAAgtaaagtcagttttatttctattgcagTGTACACCAGCCTCCATCCTTGACACTTGATTTGgattataaaaaaacagaggggCGATCCCTTCccaggagagacagacaaaataaaccaaCAAGATAAAACTTAGTATGAGCAATCATGATGACAAAATGAATTATGATGATAAAATTAAAGATAAACATGTATGAATAATACCATCTACCATCTCCATCTGAGTACTGCAGCAACCCCGCCTCACTTACATCAATGAGTTGTTGCTGCTCCTGGTCTGTCATAAGAGTGAGACTGTAGTACTTCCCGGCCAGGTCGTCCTTCAGGCCGGCAAGGGCGTCAACCAccaccctctccacctccctgcGCTCTGCCCGGGTGCAAGCTGGGGGCAGGCTCAGCCCCCGGATACTGCGGCCTGTTCTCACCCTGGATGACAGCACATAACGGTCATCAAAGTGGCCCGACTGGagctgaaacaaagacaaacaaggaaatatttttacatacaACAGCATGTCTTTTAATTGGAACTTTACGgaattttatgtttcataatgcggcaaacattttcaataggtGACAAATCAGAACTGCAGGTGGACCAGTGTCCAGGCTTCTTTACTATATAATACATGCAAAATGTGGTTTGGCATCGTCTTGTTAAAATAAGCAAGGCCATCCTTGAAAACATATGTTGCTCCAAAACCTGTATATACTGTTCAGCATTAATGGAGCCTTCATTAATGTGAAGGTTACCCATCATCACCCCCATACCCTCACAGGTGATAGCTCCTGAACTGTGCGCTGATAACAAACCAGATGGTCCCTCTCCTCTTTAGCCTGAAGAACTCAGcatccatgatttccaaacagaatttcaaattCAGACAAATGGTCAGACCACAGCACAGTTTTCCACTTCACCTCAGTCCTTCTTAAAAGAGCTCTGGCCCACGTTCTTACTTTGTTGCCCTATTTGCCATCACAGGCTTTCACAGAGTGTTGAACCCGTCCCCATCTTTACTGCACAAACACTTAGCCTCTCTGGATGCTCTAACAGACCTGTTGTCAGTTGACCTCATTCATTGTAAGAGTTTCcttttagcatttcacaacCCGTCCAGTCTTTGTTGCCATTgtccaaccttttttttttaaatctgttgcTGGCATCAACGTCTTAGTTTCAACACTTCTAATATCACTTTGTGttatattctaaaaaaaaaaaaaagggggtttaggtttatttacattttacacagagTGACAACTTTTTTGGAGATGGGGTTGTATTCAGTCACTGTCCTGCAGAATGAGACAATCTCTCTGTCAAGAAGCCCTGTGAGAGTATTACCTTACTGGAATCCAGGTCGGTGGGGTGTTTCATGGTATTGGGGTCATAGCCATTGTGCCTCTCTTTGATGAT
Above is a genomic segment from Larimichthys crocea isolate SSNF chromosome XIV, L_crocea_2.0, whole genome shotgun sequence containing:
- the ckmt1 gene encoding creatine kinase U-type, mitochondrial — its product is MASSFSRILSSKRNVGLLSLVGGSVTVGFLLHREHVSAGVPVRRSYPASAEYPDLRKHNNCMASNLTPAIYAKLCDKATPNGYTLDQAIQTGVDNPGHPFIKTVGMVAGDEESYEVFAELLDPIIKERHNGYDPNTMKHPTDLDSSKLQSGHFDDRYVLSSRVRTGRSIRGLSLPPACTRAERREVERVVVDALAGLKDDLAGKYYSLTLMTDQEQQQLIDDHFLFDKPVSPLLTCAGMARDWPDARGIWHNNEKTFLIWINEEDHTRVISMEKGGNMKRVFDRFCRGLKEVERLIQERGWEFMWNERLGYVLTCPSNLGTGLRAGVHVKLPLLSKDARFSKILSNLRLQKRGTGGVDTAAVGGVFDISNLDRLGHSEVQLVQTVVDGVNYLIECEKRLEKGQDIKVPAPIKSFK